Proteins from a single region of Sporosarcina sp. P33:
- a CDS encoding ABC-F family ATP-binding cassette domain-containing protein — protein MLAVSNVSLRFGDRKLFEDVNIQFNPGNCYGLIGANGAGKSTFIKILSGELEPQTGNVILGKDERLAVLSQNHFEFEEYEVMETVIMGHKRLYEVMKEKDAIYMKEDFSDEDGMRAAELEGEFAEMDGWEAESEVSVLLQGLGVPESLHHAKMSELTGSDKVKVLLAQALFGKPDVLLLDEPTNHLDIKAIRWLEEFLINFENTVIVVSHDRYFLNKVCTHIADLDFSKIQIYAGNYDFWYESSQLALKLSQEQNKKKEEKVKELQAFIARFSANASKSKQATSRKKTLEKIDLDDIKPSSRRYPFVNFTMGREIGNDVLTIKDVSKTIDGKTFIKDASFTLGKEDKVVLLGNPLAKSALLDMLAGETEPDTGSIKWGVTTTQAYFPIDNSKYFEGSESTLVEWLRQYSPEDETETFLRGFLGRMLFSGEEVNKKPSVLSGGEKVRCMLSKMMLTSANVLLLDEPTNHLDLESIQALNNGLIAFKGAMVFTSHDHQFIQTIANRIIEIHDDGTIFDKMMTYDEYLEFKGQKVK, from the coding sequence ATGTTAGCAGTGAGTAATGTAAGTCTTCGTTTCGGCGACCGCAAGCTGTTTGAAGACGTAAATATACAATTCAATCCAGGCAATTGCTATGGATTAATTGGGGCAAACGGCGCGGGAAAATCAACTTTTATTAAAATTTTATCAGGTGAACTTGAACCGCAGACAGGTAATGTCATTTTAGGCAAAGATGAACGTCTGGCTGTATTAAGTCAGAACCACTTCGAATTTGAAGAATATGAAGTGATGGAAACCGTCATCATGGGCCATAAGCGTCTGTATGAAGTGATGAAAGAGAAAGATGCAATCTATATGAAGGAAGACTTCTCTGATGAAGACGGTATGCGGGCCGCTGAACTTGAAGGTGAATTCGCAGAGATGGACGGATGGGAAGCTGAGTCTGAAGTATCTGTACTCCTCCAGGGACTCGGTGTTCCGGAAAGCCTGCATCATGCAAAAATGTCTGAACTTACCGGTTCTGACAAAGTAAAAGTATTGCTTGCACAAGCGTTATTCGGCAAGCCGGACGTATTGCTTCTGGATGAGCCGACGAACCACTTGGATATCAAAGCGATCCGCTGGCTGGAAGAATTCCTGATCAACTTTGAAAACACAGTAATCGTCGTTTCCCACGACCGTTATTTCCTGAACAAAGTATGTACACATATCGCAGACCTGGACTTCAGTAAAATCCAAATCTATGCCGGTAACTATGATTTCTGGTATGAGTCAAGCCAATTGGCATTGAAACTGTCGCAGGAGCAAAATAAGAAAAAAGAAGAAAAAGTGAAGGAATTACAGGCGTTTATCGCGCGTTTCAGTGCGAATGCTTCTAAATCCAAACAAGCGACATCCCGTAAAAAGACATTGGAAAAAATCGACTTGGATGATATTAAACCATCTTCTCGCCGCTATCCATTCGTCAACTTTACCATGGGGCGCGAGATCGGTAACGATGTCTTGACGATCAAAGACGTATCGAAAACAATAGATGGCAAAACATTTATTAAAGATGCATCGTTTACACTCGGCAAAGAAGATAAAGTAGTATTGCTTGGCAACCCGCTTGCGAAGTCTGCGCTGCTGGATATGCTGGCAGGAGAAACAGAACCGGATACAGGATCAATCAAATGGGGAGTGACGACAACACAGGCGTACTTCCCTATCGATAACTCCAAGTACTTCGAAGGATCTGAGTCCACGCTGGTTGAATGGCTTCGTCAGTATTCTCCAGAAGACGAAACGGAAACATTCCTGCGCGGATTCCTCGGCCGTATGCTATTCTCGGGTGAAGAAGTAAATAAGAAGCCAAGCGTGCTCTCAGGTGGAGAGAAAGTTCGCTGTATGCTGTCTAAAATGATGCTGACAAGTGCAAACGTATTGCTGCTGGATGAGCCGACAAACCACTTGGACCTAGAGTCTATCCAGGCGCTGAATAATGGTTTGATCGCATTCAAGGGCGCAATGGTCTTTACATCTCATGACCATCAGTTCATCCAGACCATCGCCAACCGTATTATCGAGATCCATGATGACGGAACGATATTTGATAAGATGATGACGTACGATGAGTATTTAGAATTTAAAGGCCAGAAAGTTAAATAA
- a CDS encoding 5-bromo-4-chloroindolyl phosphate hydrolysis family protein, producing the protein MNHIKNFLTRHAIIGPTSLLTWVFLITGTSLGFPISSLIGIGLYAGGNVAIKELQLRSNLKQFGMARSEYKHIEHQVNDSKQKLKKLSSMYGQVRSIQAFRQVYDMSMMARRVIKIVQANPRKFYQVESFFYAHLDSAVELTSKYSLLVNQPLKDQEIKVALQHTRETLSDLSLEMEKDLRHAVATDLEQLQMEIDFVDITLNRDKPLLESKGEKSNDR; encoded by the coding sequence ATGAATCATATAAAAAACTTTCTGACACGGCATGCAATTATAGGCCCGACCAGTTTATTGACTTGGGTGTTCCTTATAACCGGGACAAGCCTTGGCTTCCCCATCAGCTCATTAATCGGAATCGGCCTGTACGCAGGAGGCAATGTCGCCATAAAAGAACTGCAGTTACGCTCCAATCTTAAACAATTCGGGATGGCGCGCTCTGAATATAAGCACATAGAGCATCAAGTGAATGATTCAAAGCAAAAATTGAAAAAACTTTCAAGTATGTATGGTCAGGTCCGCTCCATTCAGGCATTCAGACAGGTATATGACATGTCTATGATGGCAAGACGGGTCATTAAAATTGTCCAGGCTAACCCGAGAAAGTTTTATCAAGTGGAAAGCTTTTTTTATGCACACTTAGATTCAGCTGTAGAATTAACTTCTAAGTACAGCCTTCTAGTCAACCAGCCGCTGAAGGATCAGGAGATTAAAGTGGCGCTGCAGCATACACGGGAAACGTTGTCTGACTTGAGTCTGGAAATGGAAAAGGATCTGCGCCATGCAGTGGCAACTGATCTGGAGCAGCTGCAAATGGAAATTGATTTCGTTGATATTACACTCAATAGGGATAAACCGCTGCTTGAATCGAAAGGGGAAAAATCTAATGACAGATAA
- a CDS encoding CynX/NimT family MFS transporter, producing MRSRSTQLLLIAAIFMVTLNLRPAITSIGPMLDIIRDDLSLSNTQVSLLTVIPVICMGVFAMLAPVLNKAIGLNKTMYFMLLLLAAATGIRFFVASFNVLLATAFVAGITIAVMGPLLSALIKQYFPKHVAVVVGIYSFGMGMGATLSTGLTGVLYEAAGSSYTTALAVWAILAVVGIIAWTFTAIHPIEVKQVAKQPVQTGVNPWRSAKAWSFLVFFGLQSALFFSVLTFLVPIATANGMTLLKAGTLLSMMTIVQIFMNIGFPVILQKFNSRTPALVTILVLGILSVGLMWTADPLWFAIGVLIMGIPLGGLFPICLLMPMDATETADETNSWTAMMQTGGFIIGGILPLLIASLYDYTANHQVTLFVFLLLFVAMLVLALQIGRSAGKARS from the coding sequence TTGCGTTCGAGATCTACTCAGCTTCTATTAATCGCTGCGATATTCATGGTCACTCTCAATTTGCGTCCGGCGATCACTTCGATAGGACCCATGCTGGATATTATCCGCGATGATCTGTCGCTTTCAAATACGCAAGTAAGTCTGCTGACTGTCATTCCCGTAATTTGCATGGGGGTATTTGCCATGCTGGCACCCGTTCTGAATAAAGCGATCGGCCTCAATAAGACCATGTATTTCATGTTACTGCTGCTGGCAGCTGCAACAGGCATCCGATTTTTTGTTGCATCGTTCAATGTCCTGCTTGCGACTGCCTTTGTCGCAGGTATTACAATTGCCGTTATGGGGCCGTTATTGTCTGCTTTAATCAAACAGTATTTCCCAAAGCATGTAGCTGTCGTGGTCGGGATTTATTCATTCGGCATGGGGATGGGGGCGACATTGAGTACAGGGTTAACTGGCGTGCTGTATGAAGCTGCCGGTTCTTCCTACACGACCGCACTCGCAGTCTGGGCCATTCTCGCAGTTGTCGGGATCATCGCATGGACATTCACTGCAATACATCCGATTGAAGTAAAACAAGTGGCGAAGCAGCCGGTGCAAACCGGAGTGAATCCGTGGCGCAGTGCGAAGGCATGGAGCTTCCTCGTCTTTTTTGGACTTCAGTCAGCCTTATTCTTTTCGGTTCTGACGTTTCTTGTACCGATTGCGACGGCGAACGGTATGACACTTTTGAAGGCAGGAACACTGCTCAGCATGATGACCATCGTGCAGATTTTCATGAACATCGGATTCCCGGTGATCCTGCAGAAGTTTAACAGCCGAACACCTGCATTGGTGACGATTCTCGTCCTTGGCATTCTCTCGGTCGGCTTGATGTGGACAGCAGATCCGCTTTGGTTCGCAATCGGTGTACTGATTATGGGGATTCCACTCGGCGGGCTGTTCCCGATTTGTCTGCTGATGCCGATGGATGCGACTGAAACGGCAGACGAGACCAATTCCTGGACGGCGATGATGCAGACAGGGGGATTCATTATAGGGGGAATCTTGCCGTTACTGATTGCCTCTTTATATGATTACACAGCAAATCATCAGGTCACGTTATTCGTATTTCTTCTTTTATTTGTGGCTATGCTAGTACTGGCTTTACAAATCGGCCGATCCGCCGGGAAAGCCCGCAGCTAG
- the modA gene encoding molybdate ABC transporter substrate-binding protein, with the protein MKRWVFASALIILPALLAGCSDSQQTERIDGADRETPKAKTNLAEEAELLISAAASLTDALEDLKDSFEKNHEGITLTYNFGSSGKLAANIENGAPSDVFLSASSKDMDTMEDKGLIVNGSRTDFTSNTLVLIAHKDSDSTISSFEQIDPASIGHFAVGEPESVPAGRYTKETLEHLNLWQPLQDSLVLSSDVRQVLTYVAMGNADYGAVYSSDAFISDDVKVLAESKPEWHAPIVYPGAVVAESKHQEAAQQFLDYLTGDEGQEALQKFGFK; encoded by the coding sequence GTGAAACGATGGGTATTTGCTTCTGCGCTGATTATACTGCCGGCTTTGCTGGCCGGCTGCTCTGATTCGCAGCAGACCGAACGTATAGACGGAGCAGATCGGGAAACCCCCAAGGCCAAAACCAACTTGGCAGAAGAAGCCGAGCTATTGATTTCTGCTGCGGCCAGTCTGACAGATGCATTAGAAGATTTAAAAGACTCTTTTGAGAAAAACCATGAAGGAATTACCTTGACCTACAATTTCGGCAGCTCGGGCAAATTGGCTGCCAATATTGAAAACGGCGCACCATCCGATGTGTTTTTATCCGCAAGTTCAAAGGATATGGATACTATGGAAGACAAAGGTCTGATTGTCAATGGATCCAGGACAGATTTCACATCAAACACACTTGTCTTAATCGCACACAAAGATTCTGACAGCACAATTTCTTCATTTGAACAGATTGATCCGGCTTCTATCGGTCACTTCGCGGTTGGTGAGCCTGAATCCGTTCCTGCAGGCCGTTATACAAAAGAAACATTGGAACATTTGAATTTGTGGCAGCCTTTGCAAGACAGTCTGGTTCTCAGTTCGGATGTTCGTCAAGTACTGACATATGTAGCAATGGGTAATGCTGATTACGGTGCAGTATATTCAAGTGATGCATTCATTTCAGATGACGTGAAAGTACTCGCCGAATCCAAACCTGAATGGCATGCCCCGATTGTCTATCCCGGTGCAGTCGTGGCAGAATCAAAGCATCAGGAAGCCGCACAGCAGTTCCTGGATTATTTGACTGGAGACGAAGGACAGGAAGCGCTGCAGAAATTCGGATTTAAGTAA
- a CDS encoding DUF6501 family protein, which yields MSYLNWLNAPTLKTVTCTHTDAEKYVVNHMLTAGKSYEVKNETEEFIFVVDNSGKVGGYYKTYFE from the coding sequence TGTCTTATTTAAATTGGCTGAATGCACCGACGCTAAAGACGGTGACTTGTACGCATACCGATGCAGAAAAGTATGTGGTGAATCATATGCTGACGGCGGGGAAGTCCTATGAAGTGAAAAATGAAACGGAAGAGTTTATTTTTGTAGTAGATAATTCCGGAAAAGTCGGCGGGTATTACAAAACATATTTTGAATGA
- a CDS encoding toxic anion resistance protein, with translation MTDKYTEEKTVDDLLGNPFDMDASLLPQEMENTLSDSKAAVKLIDRLTPEEQDKAKQLASQIPVGNYESIISYGANAQNELSRFSHKMLDHVQSNDIGPVGDVLNQLMSKLSEIDPDDLSDKKKSGLSRLFNKATRPVQEILTRYQKLGTQIDKISVQLEHSKKGLMDDVRMLDNLYEQNKTYFQALNVYIAAAELKVEEINNTIIPELHKKAQEANDQMMVQEVNDMAQFVDRLEKRLYDLQLSRQITIQSAPQIRMIQQTNQTLAEKIQASIMTAIPLWKNQIAIALTLNRQQKAVESQKLVTKTTNDLLLRNSEMLKVNSIETAKENEKGIIEIDTLKKTQENLIQTIEETLVIQADGRAKRREAEQEIARMEEDLKTRLLSVYEESKNRPS, from the coding sequence ATGACAGATAAATACACAGAAGAAAAAACGGTAGATGATCTGCTGGGCAATCCATTTGATATGGACGCGAGCCTGCTGCCGCAAGAAATGGAAAATACGCTATCTGACAGTAAAGCGGCTGTAAAATTAATCGACCGTCTGACACCTGAAGAGCAGGACAAAGCAAAGCAACTGGCTTCACAAATTCCTGTCGGCAACTATGAGTCCATTATTTCTTATGGCGCCAACGCACAGAATGAGCTGTCCCGCTTCTCGCATAAGATGCTTGACCATGTGCAAAGCAATGACATCGGCCCTGTCGGTGACGTGCTGAATCAATTAATGTCCAAGCTTTCGGAAATTGACCCCGACGATTTGTCGGATAAAAAGAAATCCGGCTTGAGCCGGCTGTTTAACAAAGCAACACGTCCGGTTCAGGAAATACTGACACGCTATCAGAAACTGGGCACACAGATTGATAAGATCTCTGTCCAGCTTGAACATTCTAAAAAAGGTCTGATGGACGATGTCCGCATGCTTGATAATTTATACGAACAGAATAAAACCTACTTCCAGGCGCTGAACGTCTATATCGCAGCTGCCGAATTGAAAGTGGAAGAAATTAATAATACAATCATTCCTGAACTGCACAAAAAAGCACAGGAAGCCAATGACCAGATGATGGTTCAGGAAGTTAATGACATGGCACAATTCGTTGACCGTCTTGAAAAGCGTCTGTACGATTTGCAGCTGTCACGCCAGATCACGATCCAAAGCGCACCGCAGATCCGGATGATCCAGCAAACCAACCAGACACTCGCTGAGAAGATCCAAGCATCCATCATGACGGCTATTCCCCTGTGGAAGAACCAGATTGCCATTGCCTTGACACTGAACCGTCAGCAAAAGGCTGTGGAGTCACAGAAACTTGTGACGAAAACAACAAATGACCTGCTCCTTCGCAACTCAGAGATGCTGAAAGTAAACAGCATTGAAACAGCAAAAGAAAATGAAAAAGGTATTATTGAAATTGACACCTTGAAGAAGACACAGGAAAACCTGATACAGACAATTGAAGAAACATTGGTGATCCAGGCAGACGGCCGTGCTAAACGGAGAGAAGCGGAGCAGGAAATCGCCCGCATGGAAGAAGATCTCAAAACACGTCTCCTGTCCGTATACGAAGAATCCAAAAACCGTCCCTCATAA
- a CDS encoding substrate-binding domain-containing protein, with amino-acid sequence MNNDISYTTDEIAQLLKVSKLTVYDIIKKGEIRAYRVGRQMRVDAVDLTAYKERLKSGGSAPTAAVPPGTSVLTPASPSDAQLIISGQDLSLDIIAGCIEESGLYRPLRSFSGSLNSLVKMYQGQADIVSTHLFDGDTGTYNLPYINRLLTGRSYLVIHLLGRTAGLYVQKGNPKQLTTWADLGQPGIRLVNREIGSGARVLLDEQLRLAGISSSSVLGYEDEEQNHMAVATRVASGQADAAIGIEKTARLIDVDFIPLIQEQYDLVLIKTAENENLRELLISTLNSKSFKEKLAAVGGYDLSKTGMILYETP; translated from the coding sequence ATAAATAATGATATATCCTATACAACAGATGAAATCGCACAATTATTGAAAGTCTCGAAGCTGACAGTCTACGATATTATCAAAAAGGGCGAAATCCGGGCATACCGCGTGGGACGGCAAATGCGGGTGGACGCCGTAGACTTGACTGCTTATAAAGAACGTCTGAAAAGCGGCGGCTCTGCTCCGACAGCGGCAGTTCCGCCGGGCACTTCTGTTTTGACGCCCGCGTCTCCGAGTGATGCGCAACTTATTATCAGCGGACAGGATCTGAGTCTCGATATCATTGCAGGCTGCATTGAGGAATCAGGCCTTTACCGGCCGCTTCGCTCTTTTTCGGGAAGTCTCAACAGTCTGGTGAAGATGTACCAGGGACAGGCGGATATCGTCAGTACGCATCTGTTTGACGGAGACACTGGCACATATAACTTGCCGTATATTAACCGTCTGCTTACTGGCCGGTCCTATCTGGTCATTCATTTGCTCGGCAGGACGGCAGGATTATATGTGCAAAAAGGTAATCCGAAACAACTGACAACATGGGCAGATCTTGGACAGCCCGGCATCCGGCTTGTAAACCGGGAAATAGGCTCCGGCGCCCGTGTGCTTCTTGACGAGCAGTTGCGCCTCGCCGGCATTTCCTCGTCTTCTGTTTTAGGTTATGAAGACGAGGAACAAAACCACATGGCGGTAGCAACACGCGTCGCATCCGGACAGGCAGATGCAGCGATCGGTATCGAAAAAACCGCGCGGCTGATCGATGTTGATTTCATCCCGCTGATTCAGGAGCAATATGATCTGGTGTTGATTAAAACAGCCGAAAATGAAAACCTTCGTGAATTACTCATTAGCACATTGAACTCTAAATCATTTAAGGAGAAACTGGCTGCAGTCGGCGGCTATGACTTATCGAAAACAGGCATGATCTTATATGAAACACCCTAA
- a CDS encoding DUF1033 family protein gives MYEVVYMKADFEPWWMFEEWREYTVSSKTFANKTDAEAYIEEVTGKMESYFEHYERRKGCFHAFWSTSEKHYCDGCEGDLQLYHGIVVLVDGIPDISS, from the coding sequence ATGTATGAAGTAGTGTACATGAAGGCAGACTTTGAACCTTGGTGGATGTTTGAAGAGTGGAGAGAGTATACCGTCTCATCCAAAACATTTGCGAATAAAACAGATGCAGAAGCATATATTGAAGAAGTGACAGGGAAGATGGAATCCTATTTTGAGCATTATGAGAGACGCAAAGGATGTTTTCATGCATTCTGGTCCACATCTGAAAAACATTATTGCGACGGCTGCGAGGGAGACCTTCAGTTGTATCACGGAATAGTCGTGCTTGTTGATGGTATTCCTGATATATCGTCCTAA
- a CDS encoding LCP family protein, with protein sequence MEEHFEEQHPERKRKRRKLRVGRVFITAAIFFMMVIAAYSYFQYKQGKALTAGSKIDPGEFQGDLLNPQEPTRENYLLLGIDNDGSGKYRTDTMMVLSWDQAAGTAHLISFMRDIYAQIPGYQSYKLNTAYYLGGVQTAKETISGMFNIPIHHYAVVDFDNFESIMDIAFPKGLEINVQKEMSEKIGVTLKPGVQRLNGKELLGYARFRSDEEGDFGRVARQQEVIQAVKDELFSVSTVMQAPKVAGALDNFIETDLTSKDELTKVLTVIAKRKLDLQSLRIPVEDSYSFTSYRHAGSVIEIDLDKNREAIRSFLATP encoded by the coding sequence ATGGAAGAACACTTCGAAGAACAACATCCAGAGCGGAAGAGAAAGAGACGTAAATTGCGTGTTGGCAGAGTTTTTATCACAGCAGCAATATTTTTTATGATGGTGATAGCAGCGTACAGTTATTTTCAATATAAGCAAGGCAAGGCATTGACAGCCGGCAGCAAAATTGACCCCGGAGAGTTCCAAGGGGATTTGCTGAATCCGCAAGAACCAACGAGGGAAAATTATTTATTGCTAGGCATCGATAATGACGGTTCCGGAAAATACCGGACGGATACAATGATGGTGCTGTCATGGGACCAAGCCGCCGGAACGGCACATTTGATTTCATTTATGCGTGATATTTACGCACAAATCCCGGGCTATCAGTCGTATAAACTGAATACCGCATATTATTTGGGCGGTGTCCAGACAGCCAAAGAAACCATTTCAGGTATGTTTAATATTCCGATTCATCATTATGCTGTGGTCGATTTCGATAACTTTGAATCAATCATGGATATCGCATTTCCAAAAGGACTGGAAATAAATGTACAAAAAGAAATGTCCGAAAAGATCGGCGTAACACTAAAACCGGGTGTGCAGCGATTGAACGGCAAAGAATTACTCGGCTATGCGCGCTTCCGATCGGATGAGGAAGGTGATTTCGGCCGCGTTGCCCGTCAGCAGGAAGTGATTCAGGCGGTGAAAGACGAACTGTTCAGCGTCTCGACCGTTATGCAGGCGCCAAAAGTTGCAGGCGCACTTGATAACTTTATTGAAACGGACCTGACTTCGAAGGACGAGCTTACGAAAGTGCTGACAGTCATTGCAAAACGTAAACTGGATCTTCAGTCTTTGCGGATTCCGGTAGAGGACAGCTATTCGTTTACTTCATACAGACATGCAGGTTCCGTTATTGAAATCGATTTAGATAAAAACAGGGAAGCAATCCGTTCGTTCTTAGCCACTCCATGA
- a CDS encoding cold-shock protein → MKQGTVKWFNSEKGFGFIEVDGEEDIFVHFSAIQGEGFKSLDEGQQVEFEVVEGNRGLQAANVVKL, encoded by the coding sequence ATGAAACAAGGTACAGTAAAATGGTTTAACTCAGAAAAGGGCTTCGGTTTTATCGAAGTTGACGGAGAAGAAGATATTTTCGTACACTTCTCAGCTATCCAAGGCGAAGGATTCAAATCTCTTGACGAAGGTCAGCAGGTTGAATTTGAAGTTGTCGAAGGTAACCGTGGTTTACAAGCAGCTAACGTTGTGAAACTATAA
- a CDS encoding AI-2E family transporter — MRQPPKKNSLRDFWSIRSTSPIVGFLGGQSTLFVLLCLLFIGLIILVFTQVSFIFYPIRVFFSTVVLPVVLATILYYLMRPILRFLEVRLKIPRVYGILIILLATAGLLTLVVFLVLPFLRLQTINLFDEFPSYFKQLILDTDRFFRNSIFAPVYEGFNFNVNTFLDSGFASIGEFFTDTLGGIASGVTSFISAFTGFILSLFTVPLILFYLLKDGEKLPQMILRMLPPRLRDDASIIFRDADKQISAYIQGQILVAIAIGIMVSIGFLIIKMKYALLLGVLAMFTSIVPYLGPVIAITPAVIIAIVTSPFMLVKLAIVWTIVQVVEGKFISPQIMGKSLHIHPITIIFVLLTAGSLFGVAGVILGIPAYALLKVVASHVFYLFTLRYNRFETDEEMYYDTDTVEE; from the coding sequence TTGAGGCAGCCACCGAAAAAGAATTCTTTACGGGATTTCTGGTCGATTCGTTCGACATCACCGATTGTCGGATTCCTTGGTGGTCAATCTACATTGTTTGTGCTGCTATGTCTATTGTTCATTGGATTGATCATTTTAGTTTTCACACAAGTTTCATTTATTTTCTATCCGATTCGTGTATTTTTCTCAACTGTTGTACTGCCCGTAGTATTGGCAACAATTTTGTATTACTTAATGCGTCCAATTCTCAGATTTCTGGAAGTACGCTTGAAAATACCGCGTGTCTACGGAATTCTGATCATCCTGCTGGCAACCGCGGGGTTACTGACACTCGTCGTTTTCCTTGTGCTGCCGTTCTTGCGGCTGCAGACCATTAATTTGTTTGACGAGTTTCCGTCATATTTCAAGCAGCTTATATTGGATACAGACCGGTTTTTCCGGAATTCCATATTTGCACCGGTCTATGAAGGATTCAACTTCAATGTTAACACCTTCTTGGATTCGGGTTTTGCCAGTATCGGTGAATTCTTTACCGACACACTCGGCGGGATTGCATCGGGTGTCACTTCATTCATATCAGCGTTTACAGGTTTCATTCTGAGCCTGTTTACCGTGCCGCTCATTCTGTTTTACTTATTGAAAGACGGCGAAAAGCTGCCCCAGATGATTTTGCGCATGCTGCCGCCGCGTCTGCGGGACGATGCATCCATCATCTTCCGCGATGCTGATAAGCAAATCAGTGCATATATTCAGGGGCAGATTCTGGTCGCAATCGCCATCGGTATTATGGTGTCGATCGGGTTCCTGATTATTAAAATGAAATATGCATTATTGCTCGGCGTTCTCGCGATGTTCACAAGTATCGTTCCGTATCTCGGTCCCGTGATTGCAATTACGCCAGCCGTCATCATCGCAATCGTCACATCACCTTTCATGCTCGTAAAGCTGGCGATTGTCTGGACGATTGTGCAGGTGGTGGAAGGGAAGTTCATCTCGCCGCAGATCATGGGCAAGTCGCTGCATATCCATCCGATTACTATTATCTTTGTCTTGCTGACGGCCGGTTCATTGTTCGGCGTAGCGGGAGTGATTCTCGGAATTCCGGCATATGCGCTGCTGAAAGTCGTCGCCAGCCATGTTTTCTACTTATTCACATTGCGTTATAATCGTTTTGAGACAGATGAAGAGATGTATTACGATACGGATACAGTTGAGGAATAG
- a CDS encoding helix-turn-helix transcriptional regulator: MKSTFVIRQRAFLKLYMLHKAEEGNLYGLQILDDLLEHFRDLGYRPTKSEIYKSLHDLLHDGLIVRHPIHKQGTEMQTLYIYRIGDKEKVKAYKDTIKFELDRSVSLLKRALEDNYSQKRQ, translated from the coding sequence ATGAAGAGTACATTTGTAATTCGTCAGAGAGCTTTTCTGAAGCTCTATATGCTCCATAAGGCAGAAGAAGGGAACTTGTATGGCCTGCAAATATTAGATGACCTCCTGGAGCATTTCAGGGACCTTGGATATCGTCCAACTAAATCTGAAATATACAAATCCCTGCATGATTTACTTCACGACGGTCTTATTGTCAGACATCCAATCCACAAGCAGGGGACGGAGATGCAGACACTTTACATATACCGCATAGGTGACAAGGAGAAAGTGAAGGCTTACAAAGATACTATAAAGTTCGAGCTGGATCGATCTGTATCATTACTTAAAAGAGCGCTGGAAGATAATTATTCGCAAAAAAGGCAATGA